The Puntigrus tetrazona isolate hp1 chromosome 3, ASM1883169v1, whole genome shotgun sequence genome contains a region encoding:
- the cenpx gene encoding centromere protein X, with product MANAGNEVAFKKETVGKLLARSFKEDKTKVSSDAVMLVAEMLKVFVEEATRRAVKQADGEDCDTVDVEHFEKILPQLLLDF from the exons ATGGCGAACGCGGGAAACGAAGTCGCCTTTAAAAAG GAAACCGTTGGCAAACTTTTGGCACGCTCTTTCAAGGAGGACAAAACCAAAG TCAGCAGTGACGCTGTCATGCTCGTAGCGGAGATGCTGAAAGTCTTTGTCGAAG AGGCGACCCGCAGAGCCGTGAAACAGGCCGACGGTGAGGACTGTGACACCGTTGATGTTGAACACTTTGAGAAGATCCTGCCACAACTG CTTCTTGACTTTTGA